ggtcggggaaggcacgcgaaaacctgcgacctgtatcgaacattccctagtggaaggggggctcagtaatggggctgctacgcgggtgggctggtccctccccctcccctcctatttttgaccaaaaaaaaaaaaaaaaattgtttaattGGTCTTCGTTGGCTTAAATCTGATGTAGCGATCACCAAACAACTTCAACACAACAAAAACAAGCTTAGGTGCGCCATGGACCGGTACTGGCCGCTAGAAAATGCGAAGCAAGTCATGCTTTAGGACAGATCGCCGTTGCCTTCCGAGCTAAAGAACGAGAACCATACCGCAATATACACTCTCTAATCGGGGAAtgtaaataagaaaaaaaaaacctaagatgcaagggtattttagtcaatTGATTACGTAGCTTTTCCGACCGCCATTTTCTTCGAAGATTCCCCGATCTTCCTCCCGCTGCAACATTAGGGTTTAAGGTTTCAATTCTCGCTAGATGTTGGAAGAATATTAGATCAAAGATGAGCTCCTCCCCGTTGCCTCGAAGCTCCAAACCCGGGAGGCAATCCCCCTTCTTCCGCGATCTTGCCTCCCCGATCTCCGCCCACCGTGGCGGCCGCTTCGCCACCCCCGGCCCGGCCGCCGCCGTCTCGGCCCTCTGGCGGGAGAATTTCTCCGCTTCTGACTGCCCTCCACCCCCCGTCTTCACCCTCGATGACCGCGCCGACTTCTTACCCGAGCCCGCGCTCGCTGAGCTCCCTCCGCCCTCGCCGGCATCCCGGTCCGGCACGAGGAGCCGGACCCCGCCCCCTCTGGCCCGGGGCGGCAGCGGGTCCTTTTCCCGCTCCCCATCGCTCTCTTCTCCCTCGGGTTTGAGAATTAGGGCAGAGGTGAATGATTCTGAGGGGAAGCAGGCGGCGCTGCAGAGCCCCGAGATCTCGAGCTGGACCCACGGGCTGAGGGTCGGCGGCGGAGGACAAGGCGAGACGGGGACGGGTTCGCCGGTTACTGGAGTGGTCGAGCCGGGGGCGTTGCTCATGCTTCCGCCACCGAGGGAGGTAGCGAGGCCGGAGGTGCAGAAGAGTAGCAGCGTGCCCAATGGAGGGCTTAACGAGGAGGAGTGGGTCACTGTTTTTGGGtatggcttctttttttttttgtgtgcctATTTTGTGGTTCAAGTCTATTTCTTTTGGAAGTTAATGTAAGAGCAGggtttgatgattacaaatttAGCTTTACTTACAACATCCTTCTGCTAAGGTTGATTTGAAATTAAGCATTGATTGATGATTGGAAATTTAGCTTTATCTGTAACATTCTTATCCTGAGGTTAAGTAGAATTTAAGTAGATATCAAGTATTAATTAAGTATCGCTTGTCATTATTAGAAACTTAGCAATGTACATGACATTCTTCTGCTGAGATAAGTATAATTTAAGTGGAGACTAAGTAGGGATTCTACTGGTGGCGACTTGTATAGCCAAGTTAAACTTTTAGATGTTGTTGAATGCTTGCTTGGAGAGTTGGAATGGTAGACTCTGGATAAGGAACTGTTGATTCCTTCACTTGATGTGGACTATGGTTTCAGAAATTGTTGATCAGGTGCAATGGTGTTTCTACTTCTTGACTAGCTTCTCTTGCTGGGAAATGGGCATGTATGGTTTGATTGAGTAATCTCCAGCCTTAAATATCATTAAATTGTATCACTGAAGACCTCTCCAATAAAATGTTAAAATGGGCATGCTTCGTTTTAGTAGAGGTCTAGAATTGTCACCTGTGGATAGCATTACTCATTGTAAGAGCTACCGTTGGGATCTTTTGTCTGGCTGATTCTGGTTTGGAGAGTATCAGTTTCTCCTCTCTATTGAAGTTGGTTATCATCTTCCATTTTATCATACCTTTTATTCCTGTTCTTTTGTCAGAGGAATTTGTTGTCTGTCCTGTATAATTTAAGAAGACTGTACagcattttttttatcataCACTTTCTATGCATCATTATATATCTTCGTCTGTCACTTGCAATGTtactgattaaaaaaaaatgtccaGCCTGGCCCACCCCTTACATGAGTGGCATTGATATAGAGTCCATCCTACTGCAAGCTAAAATAATATTCTTTTCCCTTTATTGTGTTGTTAATGTAGTCATTGTTTGATTAATATTCATATGTGGATTTTCCATCCTGGATAACAACACCAAGACATGTTTATAACCACAGCCAAATTAAGTTTCATATTTCTCTTCTTTTGTGGGAGCAGTGCTGGATACAAGCATGTGGTGGTGGACCTAGTGGTTGAGGTTGAGGGATGTTGCTTCTGTAATTAGTTTCCGAGGGGCATTTAAAATGTCTATTTCTTGAATGACAGAGACAAACTCATTGTCGAGAAATGAGACTTTTTGCACCTTACCCTAGGACAAAACCTCTTGAAAATGCTCTACTGTTATGGGTTAACTAAATCTTGCAATTACTGAGTAACCTAATACTTGACGTGTCTTATTATTTCAACTTATATTGGATCTATGATACTCAATGCTactctttcttctccctttccagATTCTCCCCGGGTGATACCAACTTTGTGCTGCGTGAGTTTGAGAAATGTGGTCCAGTGTTGAAACATGTCCCTGGTCCAAGGGATGCTAACTGGATGCACATTTTATTTCAGGTAATTCTACTTTGTTCATTTTTATGTATGATAATTCCGATATATAGATAATATTTCTTAATATAATTTATGCTCCACTGCTTGAAACAATTAGCTAATAATAATGATGTTTTTCATGCAAACTGCTGGTCATTATAGTCCACTATTTTATACCTGCAAAGCTGCTTTATTGCAGCAAAATAAAGTGCATTTGTTTCTTTAACTTGCTTTAGTCGCACCAGATGCTTAATTGCTTCTGTGTGTATGCATCCGTGTATGTGCATATGCATAGAGTAAGCATCATTCCTTTTTTCTGTGCAAAAACATGAATTCTTTCTGTATCTCCTCACGTGTTAGTAAATCACCCTTGAAGTTCCCCATCATTAGATTGTCATTagctcttcttgtttttctgtataAAAGCTATTGAAGGAAGGAAATGATGTGATTACAATATCTTATTGATGTATCATTGGCCTTTCTCAGTTCTTCCACCTTTCTCAGGATTGTCTTATGTTATATCTGGTTCTGTTCTGCATCAAACAATTTGCTGTACAAGTGTATAATTGCCTTCATGGCTCTAAGGGAACAAGTTTCGCCACTTGTGAACCAGGATATTGTGGTGAGCTAGAATTTAACAGTTGTTTTGTACTGATGCAATGTCTAAttctaatttatatttatagtagTTGGAACTTCCAATTTAGATAATTCTAGCATTTGCAGAATTTCACAGTAGATCGTAGGTTATTGTTAAACATTCTGAGACCATTTTATAATATGTTGCTGTTTTTTTGTTGTCAATTGTCAATAAAAACCTGAATTCTCAGGTGTGCTGTTTTCAACATTGATTAATTATTTTCAGTgttccttcctctttttctttatgGAGCAGAACCCATATGATGCTCGaaaggctcttggaaagaatgGGACACAAATAAACAGCGTCCTCATGATTGGGGTGAAACCTGTGGACCCCATGCAGCGCCAATTTCTGACTGAGAAGCTCAACAACATAAATCATGGAGGGTTCATGGTTTCATTACCCTCGAAGTTGCCTGGTACAAGGAGTTCAGCTGCACCGAGTTCATCAGGAGCTCTCCCTCACAGCTATCACCGAAAGACCAGTACCAATGCCATCACTGACAGTGGGCGTCACTCAACAGGAACCATTGCTTCCCCAGCAAAATCAATTGTGTCAAAAGTCATGGATTTGATGTTTGGCATATGAGTTGGATAGATGGCAATG
This portion of the Phoenix dactylifera cultivar Barhee BC4 chromosome 11, palm_55x_up_171113_PBpolish2nd_filt_p, whole genome shotgun sequence genome encodes:
- the LOC103722017 gene encoding nuclear pore complex protein NUP35-like, with the protein product MSSSPLPRSSKPGRQSPFFRDLASPISAHRGGRFATPGPAAAVSALWRENFSASDCPPPPVFTLDDRADFLPEPALAELPPPSPASRSGTRSRTPPPLARGGSGSFSRSPSLSSPSGLRIRAEVNDSEGKQAALQSPEISSWTHGLRVGGGGQGETGTGSPVTGVVEPGALLMLPPPREVARPEVQKSSSVPNGGLNEEEWVTVFGFSPGDTNFVLREFEKCGPVLKHVPGPRDANWMHILFQNPYDARKALGKNGTQINSVLMIGVKPVDPMQRQFLTEKLNNINHGGFMVSLPSKLPGTRSSAAPSSSGALPHSYHRKTSTNAITDSGRHSTGTIASPAKSIVSKVMDLMFGI